From the Homo sapiens chromosome 1, GRCh38.p14 Primary Assembly genome, one window contains:
- the SSR2 gene encoding translocon-associated protein subunit beta precursor — MRLLSFVVLALFAVTQAEEGARLLASKSLLNRYAVEGRDLTLQYNIYNVGSSAALDVELSDDSFPPEDFGIVSGMLNVKWDRIAPASNVSHTVVLRPLKAGYFNFTSATITYLAQEDGPVVIGSTSAPGQGGILAQREFDRRFSPHFLDWAAFGVMTLPSIGIPLLLWYSSKRKYDTPKTKKN, encoded by the exons ATGAGGCTGCTGTCATTTGTGGTGTTGGCTCTATTTGCTGTCACTCAAGCAGAGGAAGGAGCCAGGCTTTTGGCTTCCAAATCACTGCTGAACAGATACGCCGTGGAGGGACGAGACCTGACCTTGCAGTACAACATCTACAATGTTGGCTCAAG TGCTGCATTAGACGTGGAACTATCTGATGATTCCTTCCCTCCAGAAGACTTTGGCATTGTGTCTGGAATGCTCAATGTCAAATGGGACCGGATTGCCCC TGCTAGCAATGTCTCCCACACTGTGGTCCTGCGCCCTCTCAAGGCTGGTTATTTCAACTTCACCTCGGCAACAATTACTTACCTGGCCCAGGAGGATGGGCCCGTTGTG attGGCTCTACCAGTGCACCTGGACAGGGAGGAATCCTGGCTCAGCGGGAGTTTGACAGGCGATTCTCCCCTCATTTT CTGGACTGGGCAGCCTTTGGGGTCATGACCCTTCCCTCCATCGGCATCCCCCTGCTATTGTGGTACTCCAGCAAGAGGAAATATGACACTCCCAAAACGAAGAAGAACTGA